TCCTCCGGGAGTCCGAAGGCAAGGCCCATGAGCTGAGGCAGGTAAAGGATGGAGAGGTGCAGGTCTCTTCCCCGTTGCCGGGACAGGGTATCCTGATAAGCTTCAAGGTTCATCTGACACATGGGGCACACCGTGACGATACAGTCCGCCCCTTCGGCCCCCTCGAGCAGGGCACCGGTCAACTCCAGGGCCACCTCCCTCTTGGTGTTCATGAGGGCGGCCCCGCAGCACTTGGCTCCCAGGCTCCAGGGATGGACCTCCGCCCCGAGGGCTTCGATGAGGGGCTCCATGGAGCGGGGCATTTGTGGATCATCGAACGTTGCGTAGGGCCGAAGGGCCTGGCAACCGTAGTAGGGAGCCACCTTGACGCCCTTCAATGGGCGCGTCACCCGCTCGGCGGTCCTCTCCGGCCCGAAGTCCACGACGAGCACCTCCAGGAGGTGGCGAACCGCCAGGCCTCCCTCGTAGCGGAGGTCTTCTTCCGCAAGGGCTTCGTTGATCTTCTGTTTGAGATCAGGCTCTTGCCGGACCTGTTCCCCGACGCGACGTAAATTCAGGTAGCAGGCACTGCAGGGAATGAGTACGCCCCCTTCTTCTCCTGACCTTTCCGCAAGGGCCAGGTTGCGGGCGGCCAGGACAAGGGAAAGAAGGCGGCTGCTCGCTTCAGCCGCGCTGGCCCCGCAGCAGGTCCAGTCCTCCAGATCCGAAAGATCGGCCCCGAGGGCCGCCAGGACCGCTCGAGTAGAGAGGTTGTACTCTAACGCCGTTCCCTCGAGGGAACAACCCGGATAGTAGATGTACTTCATGGTCTCTTCTCCAGTTCGTCCACCTTACGGAAGAGCTTGTCAAATCTTCCTTCACCCAGGAACTTCGGGATCTCCGGGGACACCTTCCCCTTTTTCATCAACTTGAGTCCCAGGGATGCATAACCCATTGGAAGCACGGGATTCTTCATGGAAAAGAAGTACCGGTTCATGAATTCCATTTCCCTCAGGCGTCCATATCGCCGGACCGTGTCCATGAAGGCCTTGTAAAAGTTTGCGCTCTGCTTGTACCTCTTGATCCCTTCGGCCGCGGCGATCCTCTTGAGAGCGCTCATGGCCTCCGTCAATGGAAGTCCTCTCGGGCACCGAAGGGTGCAGAAATAGCAGGCCGAACACAAGTAAAACGTCCTGCTTTTAAAAATTTCCCGCTTTTCTCCGAGCTGAACCAGCCGCCACAACTGGCGCGGCGTCAAATCCATGGCGAAGGAACTCCCGCAGGACCCCGTACATGTCCCACATTGCATGCAGGCCAGAAGCTTTTCCCTGAGTTCCTCCATCAACCTGGAAGAAAAATCTTCTTCCCCTGCACTCCTCGTTTCTGATTTCCGGCTGGTCATGGAACCTCACCCTCTCTCTACAAGGGGATTCTTCCCCATCTTCGGTGAACTATAGAAAGCCTCCCTTTCCGCTCCACCTATCCTTCCTGGAGGGCGGCATCGATCACCTCGAAAACCTGATTGTCGCGGTAACCGAGGAGCACCGTGGCGCTGTTGGGACATACTGCCGCACAGGATCCGCAGCCCTGGCACATCAACACGTCCACCCGGATCTTTTCTTCCTCCTCGTCCAGCCACCGGGCCCCGTAAGGACAGGTTTCAACGCACTTCTCGCAGAGGGAACAAAGGCTGTGGCGCACCTCCGCAACGACGCTCGCCGCGGGCAGCCTCTCCCTGCCCAGCAACCTCAGGGCCCGCTGGGCGGCGGCCCCGGCCGTGGCGATGGATTCCTCAAGGGATCGCGGCGAATGGGCCAATCCGCACACAAAGATTCCTTCCCTGAGGAAGTCCACGGGGCGCCATTTGGATTCCGCCTCCTGGAAAAACCCGTCCCTGTCCAGATCCACTCCGAAAAGGCGCGCCACTTCTTCCGCCTCGTTGGGAACGATTCCCGTGCTGAGCACCAGCAAATCCGACGGGACCCTGACTTCCCGCCCCAGGATGGGATCGATGGAGGATACCACGGGCTTTCCATCTTCAAAGGTTACCTGCGGCTTGAGGGCCCGGTCGTACTGAATAAAGACCACCCCCGCCTTGCGGGCCTGGGTGTAATAGGACTCCATAAATCCATGAGCCATGAAGTCCCTATAGAAAATGCAGACATCCGCTTCGGGATTCCGCCCCTTGATGTAAAGGGCGTTTTTCAAGGCGGAAGCACAGCACAGCCGGCTGCAGTAGTTCCTGGGCTCCTCCCTGGAATCCACGCACTGGATCATGGTTACGGTTTCAAGAGCAGTCGGGTCCAACTCCCCCTCATCCAGCTTTCGTTCCAATTCCCGCTGGGTCACGACCGCTTCGCTGGTGCCGTAACCATAGCTCTGGGTGCGGGCCTCCCGGCCTCCCGTGGCCAGGATCGTCACCCCGTGAAGCAGAGCGCCGCCGGATCCGTCTTCCTTTTCTATGGTGGTTGAAAAACGTCCCACCCTCCCCTCACTATGGAGGATTCTTGCATTCAAATAGACCCGAATATTTGGATGCCTATTCACCCTGCCGAGCGTCTCTTCAAGGATAGGCTGGGGATCTTGTCCTTCCAGGGTCCGATGTAAAGAGCGGCAGTTGCCTCCCAGTTCCGCACCCCTTTCAACGAGATCCACCTCGTATCCGTGATCCGCAATGGCCAGGGCGGCCCACATGCCGGCCATGCCTCCACCCACGACCAGCGCCCGTTGCACGATCCTGCCCGTGG
The Deltaproteobacteria bacterium genome window above contains:
- a CDS encoding 4Fe-4S dicluster domain-containing protein, producing MTSRKSETRSAGEEDFSSRLMEELREKLLACMQCGTCTGSCGSSFAMDLTPRQLWRLVQLGEKREIFKSRTFYLCSACYFCTLRCPRGLPLTEAMSALKRIAAAEGIKRYKQSANFYKAFMDTVRRYGRLREMEFMNRYFFSMKNPVLPMGYASLGLKLMKKGKVSPEIPKFLGEGRFDKLFRKVDELEKRP
- a CDS encoding CoB--CoM heterodisulfide reductase iron-sulfur subunit B family protein translates to MKYIYYPGCSLEGTALEYNLSTRAVLAALGADLSDLEDWTCCGASAAEASSRLLSLVLAARNLALAERSGEEGGVLIPCSACYLNLRRVGEQVRQEPDLKQKINEALAEEDLRYEGGLAVRHLLEVLVVDFGPERTAERVTRPLKGVKVAPYYGCQALRPYATFDDPQMPRSMEPLIEALGAEVHPWSLGAKCCGAALMNTKREVALELTGALLEGAEGADCIVTVCPMCQMNLEAYQDTLSRQRGRDLHLSILYLPQLMGLAFGLPEEDLHLDMNLALYPALKARLNI